Within Bacillus sp. FJAT-45350, the genomic segment AAGTGTATTGTTCGCTAAGTTTTCGAAAAGGTGGGCTATTTCAACACCTAGTAAAGGTCTTTTGTCACCAAACCAACCTGTTAAGAAACTCTGTTTTTTTATGAAGTCTATTTTATCAGGTATTGGTATCGTAGGTGGTTTAATGAGGACCCCCTTTGATAACATGACTTCTTTAGTTTTTACATGTAATTCCTTAGCATCATGAAGACAATCGCTATAAAAAATAGTCGTATCACGTCTCGTAGCCATTGATATCGCCATTCCATAGCTTACAATTCCAAATTTCCCTAAGCATCTTAAATATTCAAGGTAAAAAATATCAGAATATAATCTTGGAGCATTTAGGTTGATATCCTCTGAAGTGAATCCCATAGGTAGTGGAAATGACTCGAGTTTGAATAATTCTGTAATTTTTGCTAAGTGTTTGCTAGAGGCTTGCTTTGCTAATTGTAATAACTCCTTTACTTCAGGGTCATCAACATTTCTTAGAAAATAACTTAATACACCAATGGCAGCACTATCGCTCATATAAGTAGTCCATAGGCTAGAAAGTTCGGAAGAGGTTAATTTAATGTGTCGTGTAGTAGTATCCATATGCTGCCTCCTAATTTATGTAA encodes:
- a CDS encoding DUF3231 family protein, which gives rise to MDTTTRHIKLTSSELSSLWTTYMSDSAAIGVLSYFLRNVDDPEVKELLQLAKQASSKHLAKITELFKLESFPLPMGFTSEDINLNAPRLYSDIFYLEYLRCLGKFGIVSYGMAISMATRRDTTIFYSDCLHDAKELHVKTKEVMLSKGVLIKPPTIPIPDKIDFIKKQSFLTGWFGDKRPLLGVEIAHLFENLANNTLGRAFLLGFTQITKSDEVQNFFLRGIEISNKHIELFQDFFNENLLPAPMTWDSHVTESQIPPFSDKLMLFHATEIGAMGVAAYGSGLSVSLRRDLTATYGRLIIESGKYLEDGANITIDKEWMEEPPKAANREELTNKE